One genomic region from Chthonomonas calidirosea T49 encodes:
- a CDS encoding RibD family protein: MPLERLLDLTESPVSPDQLYQHIVFPAPPEHRPYVYINMASTLDGKIVVGKPHGSAVGVGGPTDQQLFRRLQRTADAVIIGGGTLRAGPVIYPPNLPRYVVTRTGDLPLENRFFETTLEQTFVIAPKKLPADAQARLRSVATLLLCGEEEADLAEAFWRMRQEQKVRYLLCEGGGLLNDALLREGLADELFLTLAPKLKGGAHLPTSVGGIGFPPDFYLRAHLLSVYRDGDELYLRYRLEHTPVSWRAVE, translated from the coding sequence ATGCCTTTGGAACGCCTACTTGATCTTACAGAAAGCCCTGTATCGCCAGATCAACTCTATCAGCATATCGTCTTTCCAGCACCACCCGAGCATCGTCCCTATGTCTACATCAACATGGCCTCTACGCTCGACGGTAAGATCGTGGTTGGAAAGCCTCACGGCTCGGCAGTGGGCGTTGGGGGGCCAACCGATCAGCAGCTCTTTCGACGCCTGCAACGTACCGCCGACGCCGTGATCATCGGTGGCGGCACCCTACGGGCCGGCCCCGTTATCTATCCTCCCAACCTTCCACGCTATGTGGTTACGCGTACGGGCGATCTCCCCCTCGAAAATCGTTTCTTCGAGACCACGCTGGAGCAGACCTTCGTAATCGCTCCCAAAAAACTGCCAGCTGACGCCCAAGCTCGTCTCCGGTCGGTAGCCACGCTCCTTTTGTGTGGTGAAGAGGAGGCGGATCTGGCGGAAGCCTTCTGGCGTATGCGACAAGAACAGAAGGTGCGCTATCTTCTTTGTGAAGGAGGAGGGCTTTTGAACGATGCGCTGCTCCGTGAAGGTTTGGCGGATGAGCTGTTTCTTACCCTCGCTCCAAAACTAAAGGGAGGCGCGCATCTGCCAACGTCGGTGGGCGGAATCGGCTTTCCACCCGACTTCTATCTCCGTGCTCACCTCCTTTCCGTTTATAGGGATGGAGATGAGCTATACTTGCGTTATCGGCTAGAGCATACGCCCGTCTCCTGGCGGGCAGTGGAGTAG
- a CDS encoding gamma-glutamyl-gamma-aminobutyrate hydrolase family protein, with the protein MSRKVVGITCGITEATGTSGPRHVLNDAYVRAIEEAGGIPIVLPSLSLPSPETWMGYLDAIDGLLLTGGADIDPTFYGQPRHEKLGEVQPVRDATEIPLVQKAIERDLPIFGICRGIQTLNVALGGTLYQDLPSEFPSEIHHRQTDLGYRRSDFSHSITIEPDSRLAAIVGCTEMPVNSLHHQAVRDVAPGLRVVARAPDGVIEGLESDRHHFILAVQFHPEETAVHDPRSKRLFEAFLAAL; encoded by the coding sequence ATGAGCCGAAAGGTCGTTGGAATTACCTGCGGTATAACGGAGGCGACGGGGACATCGGGCCCTCGCCATGTTCTTAATGATGCGTATGTTCGCGCCATCGAGGAGGCCGGCGGCATTCCGATAGTTCTTCCCAGCCTTTCTTTGCCTTCGCCGGAGACATGGATGGGCTATCTAGACGCAATAGATGGCCTGCTGCTAACCGGTGGGGCCGACATTGACCCGACCTTTTATGGGCAACCCCGCCACGAAAAGCTTGGCGAAGTGCAGCCTGTGCGCGATGCCACCGAGATTCCGCTTGTTCAGAAGGCGATAGAGCGGGACCTGCCTATCTTTGGCATATGTCGTGGCATTCAGACTCTCAACGTGGCCTTGGGAGGCACGCTGTATCAAGACCTGCCAAGCGAATTTCCTTCTGAGATTCATCACCGACAGACCGACTTGGGGTACCGTCGCAGTGATTTCAGTCACTCCATCACCATCGAGCCAGATAGCCGCCTTGCTGCCATTGTGGGCTGCACGGAGATGCCGGTGAACTCGTTGCACCATCAGGCGGTGCGCGATGTGGCGCCTGGCCTAAGGGTGGTTGCTCGTGCACCCGACGGCGTAATTGAGGGACTTGAGTCGGATCGGCACCATTTCATTCTGGCTGTGCAGTTCCACCCAGAAGAGACAGCCGTTCACGACCCGCGTTCCAAACGTCTTTTTGAGGCCTTCCTCGCCGCCTTATGA
- a CDS encoding aldo/keto reductase, with translation MSLTKRALGRTGLQVTVLGYGAMEIRGPRIWGGRPVTEQQAETILNAVLDAGINFIDTANDYGRSEEFIGKYLSKRRSEFYIATKCGCKVTYRDENTDDTPHEWTRENLFRGLHESLQRLKTDYIDIMQLHNPTVEQCQQGDLVNVLKEMQQQGKVRWIGCSSTLPHIRTYIEWNVFDVFQIPYSALERAHENVITEAAQKGAGIIDRGGVARGEPGAGLGNPDRWKTFEAAKLDELRGEGESRTAFLLRFLLAHPHIHTTIVGTLNPDHLRENVAAAEKGPLPPEIYEEAKRRLDAVGEQPQ, from the coding sequence ATGTCCTTAACCAAAAGAGCGTTGGGCCGCACCGGTCTACAGGTCACGGTATTGGGGTATGGAGCCATGGAGATTCGTGGGCCCCGCATCTGGGGCGGTCGCCCCGTGACCGAACAGCAGGCCGAGACCATTCTTAATGCAGTGCTCGACGCGGGCATCAACTTTATTGACACAGCAAACGACTACGGCCGTAGTGAGGAGTTCATCGGGAAATACCTCTCTAAACGGCGCAGCGAGTTCTACATCGCCACCAAATGCGGCTGCAAGGTAACCTATCGGGATGAGAACACGGACGACACTCCTCATGAGTGGACTCGTGAAAACCTGTTTCGAGGCCTGCACGAAAGCCTTCAACGCCTTAAGACCGACTATATAGACATCATGCAGCTTCACAACCCTACCGTGGAACAGTGCCAACAGGGCGATCTGGTCAACGTTTTAAAGGAGATGCAGCAGCAGGGTAAGGTGCGCTGGATTGGGTGCTCCTCCACATTGCCGCACATCCGCACCTATATCGAGTGGAATGTTTTTGACGTTTTTCAGATTCCTTACTCGGCTTTGGAGCGTGCGCATGAGAACGTGATCACGGAGGCCGCGCAAAAAGGAGCCGGCATCATCGATCGCGGTGGCGTGGCACGCGGAGAGCCAGGGGCTGGTTTGGGCAACCCCGACCGATGGAAAACCTTTGAGGCCGCCAAACTCGACGAACTACGCGGGGAGGGCGAATCGCGAACGGCTTTTCTACTTCGGTTTCTCCTTGCGCACCCGCACATTCATACCACTATTGTCGGTACTCTTAATCCCGACCACCTGCGAGAGAATGTAGCCGCTGCCGAAAAAGGCCCTCTACCGCCTGAAATCTACGAGGAGGCAAAACGACGCCTCGATGCTGTCGGAGAGCAGCCTCAGTAG
- the lspA gene encoding signal peptidase II, with protein sequence MSPTLTVPFGHIRLELSISLGTCLPTPTVVQKGRGTIEHMEDSVQKVATAPLREQVQVEAQRVRALRPVYFYLIVSIVFFSDQLSKHWVQTHLIPEGPSRPIFGSAFLLTLTHNTGGAWGLLPRGNPLFIIFAIVAAITLLYAYHRMLHVDLLVGTSFALALGGALGNLTDRLSLGYVVDFFDVRIIRWPIFNIADSAITLGITLLLIHFLVSLWNEKAHPHTPPAVEPTETACSEPMQTE encoded by the coding sequence TTGTCCCCTACACTGACGGTTCCCTTTGGACACATTCGTCTCGAACTAAGCATCTCTTTGGGAACCTGCCTCCCCACGCCTACCGTAGTCCAAAAAGGACGTGGTACAATAGAGCATATGGAAGATAGCGTGCAAAAAGTAGCAACCGCTCCGTTAAGAGAGCAAGTTCAAGTCGAAGCCCAGCGGGTACGTGCTTTACGACCGGTCTACTTCTACCTTATTGTCTCTATTGTCTTTTTTAGCGATCAGCTCAGTAAACATTGGGTTCAGACGCATCTTATTCCTGAGGGCCCCTCCCGCCCCATTTTCGGCAGTGCGTTTCTGCTGACGCTTACCCATAACACCGGCGGCGCCTGGGGCCTGCTGCCAAGAGGCAATCCGCTCTTCATCATTTTTGCCATTGTGGCGGCCATTACCCTGCTCTATGCCTACCATCGCATGCTCCATGTCGATCTGCTGGTGGGCACTTCCTTCGCCCTTGCTCTCGGCGGCGCGCTTGGTAACCTCACCGATCGCCTGAGCCTAGGTTACGTTGTGGACTTCTTCGATGTGCGCATCATCCGATGGCCTATCTTCAATATCGCCGATTCGGCCATCACGTTGGGTATTACCCTGCTGCTTATCCATTTCCTTGTGTCGCTCTGGAACGAGAAGGCCCATCCCCACACGCCTCCTGCTGTTGAGCCGACAGAAACCGCTTGCTCCGAGCCGATGCAGACCGAGTAG
- the queF gene encoding preQ(1) synthase, giving the protein MDLTRLLRGEMSREEQVSLLETFDNPRPERDYLIVHTCPEFTSVCPKTGQPDFATITIEYVPDRKCLELKALKLYFFSYRNQGIYYEAVVNRILDDLVSVCHPRRMTVRGEFNVRGGFSSVVTAEYRQEEAKRT; this is encoded by the coding sequence ATGGATTTAACACGACTATTGCGCGGAGAGATGAGCCGTGAGGAACAGGTGTCTCTTTTAGAGACCTTCGATAACCCACGCCCGGAAAGGGACTATCTCATCGTACACACCTGCCCAGAGTTTACTTCGGTATGTCCTAAGACGGGTCAGCCAGACTTTGCTACCATCACCATTGAGTATGTGCCGGATCGGAAATGCTTGGAGCTCAAAGCGCTAAAGCTCTACTTTTTTTCCTACCGAAATCAGGGCATCTATTATGAAGCGGTGGTGAATCGCATTTTAGACGATTTGGTCTCGGTATGCCATCCGCGTCGCATGACGGTGCGCGGGGAGTTTAACGTACGTGGAGGGTTCTCTTCGGTCGTTACGGCAGAGTATCGGCAAGAGGAAGCAAAGAGAACTTAG
- the lgt gene encoding prolipoprotein diacylglyceryl transferase translates to MHPILFHIGHYAVHSYGVLIMLGVLLATRYAMRLCDYRMRVCPVGSPRRIHPDVIFDVAFFGVIFSIIGARLVFVLLDWGDYAAHPLDIFRIWMGGLSIHGALLFAIFTLLWICRSRKLSFYAVADIGATAWPLGYAIGRIGCLLNGCCYGAPTSLPWGIRFPDEDHPGQLTPPSHPIQLYATLINLGFFWWLTRWQKRSRRDGELFWAYIAMYGAYRFAVEFLRAGATSTYRIPSLHITDTHIVSVLMILIGLWGLFALRRRYQAYADTELPPEVATAPLPKGLSEENVSADPRESVATASQQEISPSLVNTSVKEKPS, encoded by the coding sequence ATGCACCCGATTCTGTTTCATATTGGCCATTACGCCGTTCACTCCTATGGCGTGCTGATTATGTTAGGAGTGTTGTTGGCCACGCGCTACGCCATGCGGTTGTGTGACTACCGTATGCGCGTTTGTCCCGTAGGTTCTCCACGCCGCATTCATCCGGATGTGATATTTGATGTCGCCTTTTTCGGTGTGATATTCTCTATCATTGGGGCACGCCTCGTATTCGTTTTGCTCGACTGGGGCGACTATGCGGCTCATCCGCTGGACATATTTCGCATCTGGATGGGCGGCCTTTCTATCCATGGGGCTCTCCTTTTTGCCATTTTTACCCTGCTTTGGATATGTCGAAGTCGAAAGCTCTCGTTCTATGCTGTTGCTGACATCGGGGCTACCGCATGGCCGCTTGGCTATGCCATCGGGCGCATTGGCTGCTTGCTAAACGGGTGCTGCTATGGCGCTCCTACCTCTCTGCCTTGGGGCATTCGCTTTCCTGATGAAGACCACCCTGGCCAGCTTACCCCGCCGAGCCACCCTATTCAGCTCTACGCCACCCTTATCAATCTAGGGTTCTTTTGGTGGCTTACCCGCTGGCAAAAACGCTCGCGTCGTGATGGAGAGCTGTTTTGGGCCTATATCGCCATGTACGGTGCCTACCGTTTCGCCGTGGAGTTTCTGCGTGCCGGCGCCACATCCACCTATCGCATCCCGTCGTTGCACATTACCGATACCCACATCGTCAGCGTCCTGATGATTCTTATTGGGTTGTGGGGTCTTTTTGCTCTAAGACGCCGATACCAGGCTTACGCAGATACAGAGTTGCCTCCCGAAGTTGCTACGGCGCCATTGCCCAAAGGCTTGTCGGAAGAAAACGTGAGCGCCGACCCAAGGGAGTCGGTAGCTACCGCATCCCAGCAAGAAATATCTCCTTCTTTGGTCAATACCTCTGTAAAGGAGAAGCCCTCATGA
- a CDS encoding M20 metallopeptidase family protein — MLDSVHQAIQGQIERVLPEVTQWRHHLHQNPELSYQEEATSQWIAQTLRRLSLDEVREGVGGFGVIGSLRGTAEGAADGPTFALRADMDALPIQEENEIPYRSCRDGVMHACGHDGHMATLLGAAMVLSALRPLLRGTIRFIFQPAEEVAGGAERMCADGAMEGVDAIAALHGWPGLEVGQIGVRSGPMMASADTFDIVIEGRGAHAAMPHSAVDPVVVGAQITLALQTLASREINPIEPVVVTVAQFHAGTAYNVIPGKATLQGTVRCLDPELRKTMPERLERVVAGICSALRAKYRFTYDFGTPVTNNHPAIVHLIEEVGRELLGPQNVITLEAPSMGAEDFAIYLQHAPGAMFRLGVGKQVTPLHTPTYDFGDAPLPYGIGVFCHLAFRYLQDAPLSAGGL, encoded by the coding sequence ATGTTGGATTCGGTACATCAGGCGATTCAGGGGCAGATTGAGAGGGTATTGCCCGAGGTGACTCAGTGGCGCCATCATCTCCATCAAAATCCTGAGCTGAGCTACCAAGAAGAAGCGACTTCCCAATGGATTGCTCAAACGCTGCGACGCCTCAGTTTAGATGAAGTGCGCGAAGGCGTAGGTGGTTTTGGAGTCATTGGCTCCTTAAGGGGAACCGCCGAAGGGGCTGCCGATGGCCCAACCTTTGCGCTTCGTGCCGATATGGACGCCCTACCCATTCAGGAGGAGAACGAGATACCCTATCGGTCTTGCCGTGATGGGGTGATGCACGCCTGCGGTCATGACGGCCATATGGCCACGCTCCTAGGTGCGGCTATGGTGCTTTCTGCTCTACGCCCCCTGTTGCGTGGAACCATCCGATTTATTTTTCAACCGGCGGAGGAGGTGGCTGGTGGCGCCGAGAGGATGTGCGCCGATGGTGCAATGGAGGGCGTAGATGCGATCGCTGCCCTCCACGGATGGCCCGGGCTAGAGGTAGGACAGATAGGGGTGCGCTCCGGCCCCATGATGGCCTCTGCCGATACGTTCGATATCGTGATCGAGGGGCGGGGCGCTCACGCGGCTATGCCGCACAGTGCTGTGGACCCTGTGGTGGTGGGGGCACAGATCACCTTAGCGCTTCAAACGCTCGCTTCGCGCGAGATCAACCCTATTGAACCAGTGGTGGTGACCGTCGCTCAGTTTCATGCGGGTACTGCTTACAATGTGATTCCCGGCAAAGCCACACTACAGGGAACTGTGCGCTGCCTAGATCCCGAGCTTCGCAAAACCATGCCCGAACGCCTCGAGCGCGTTGTGGCTGGCATCTGCAGCGCCTTGCGCGCGAAGTACCGTTTTACCTACGATTTCGGCACACCGGTCACCAACAACCACCCGGCCATCGTTCACTTAATTGAAGAGGTTGGGCGAGAGCTTCTCGGGCCGCAAAACGTTATCACGCTGGAAGCGCCCTCTATGGGAGCGGAAGATTTCGCCATCTATCTGCAGCACGCCCCTGGCGCTATGTTTCGCCTTGGTGTAGGCAAACAGGTCACCCCCCTGCACACCCCCACCTACGATTTCGGCGATGCTCCCTTGCCTTACGGCATCGGCGTGTTCTGTCATCTTGCCTTTCGTTATCTCCAAGATGCGCCCCTTAGCGCCGGAGGGCTTTAG
- a CDS encoding M42 family metallopeptidase: MADTKALSLIRELVALPGPPGQEEPVREFLKAHLTCFGYHLQTDSKGNLVVTLPGDPTRPSVVVTAHMDEIALMVTRIEEDGTLKVAPCGGIYPWKWGEAPIQVLTPTGPLPTILSFGSVHTEHEASVAHQARKGPLEWEKVCLFTGLSPAELEAMGVRPGLRAVLDPSRRTITKFGNHIAAYFLDDRADLAVWLLALEALAQQPLLNLGPLTFLATTSEEVGGEGARFYLQRHPADICIALEIGPKTPEANFVINAQPTIWVRDSYAAMEAIDGQLLTACCQTLGQQPHWQYLSRGGSDASCCAANGLVARPVTLGLPVENSHGYEIMHCQAPDELLRLLLAYLRSLAEN, encoded by the coding sequence ATGGCCGACACCAAGGCGTTATCGCTTATTCGCGAACTGGTAGCCCTTCCCGGCCCTCCGGGGCAAGAGGAGCCTGTGCGTGAGTTTTTGAAAGCACACCTCACCTGCTTCGGCTACCATCTCCAGACCGACTCAAAAGGCAACCTGGTGGTAACGCTGCCTGGCGATCCGACACGTCCATCGGTGGTAGTTACTGCCCACATGGATGAGATCGCGCTGATGGTAACCCGCATTGAGGAGGATGGGACGCTGAAGGTGGCGCCGTGTGGGGGCATCTATCCATGGAAATGGGGTGAGGCACCTATTCAGGTGCTAACTCCCACAGGGCCGCTGCCGACGATTCTCTCTTTCGGCTCCGTGCACACCGAACATGAGGCCAGCGTCGCCCATCAGGCACGCAAAGGCCCGCTGGAGTGGGAGAAGGTTTGTCTCTTCACCGGCCTTTCGCCCGCCGAGCTTGAAGCGATGGGCGTGCGGCCGGGATTGCGCGCCGTTCTAGACCCCTCACGACGCACTATTACAAAGTTCGGCAACCACATCGCAGCCTATTTTTTGGACGATCGGGCTGACCTCGCCGTATGGCTTTTGGCTTTGGAAGCGCTTGCACAGCAACCTCTGCTGAACCTCGGCCCTCTCACGTTTCTGGCCACCACCTCGGAGGAGGTAGGTGGGGAGGGCGCGCGTTTTTACCTCCAACGCCACCCAGCCGATATCTGCATTGCGCTGGAGATCGGCCCTAAGACACCGGAGGCCAACTTCGTTATCAACGCACAGCCGACCATCTGGGTGCGCGATAGCTACGCCGCCATGGAAGCCATAGACGGCCAGCTGCTTACGGCCTGTTGCCAAACCCTGGGTCAGCAGCCACATTGGCAGTACTTGTCACGTGGTGGCAGCGATGCCTCCTGCTGCGCCGCCAACGGCCTAGTAGCGCGGCCGGTGACGTTGGGCTTGCCTGTGGAAAACTCTCATGGCTACGAGATCATGCATTGCCAGGCCCCCGATGAGCTCCTTCGGCTGCTTCTGGCCTACCTGCGTTCTCTTGCCGAAAACTAA
- a CDS encoding GMC family oxidoreductase, whose protein sequence is MPDYDAVVIGAGAAGAIVACLLAEAGKQVLLLERGPNLDTGQIGRDHLRNQRLSQYGHNAGPDSDGHPRVATGLFGERYLVRPHEGGYQNNAACVGGGTRVYGAQAWRFMEEDFRMASLYGVPEGSSLADWPLSYNDLEPYYERAEWELGVCSDSEAHAPPVPRRKSYPMPPMPLTRSGQVLARGAQALGWKTCTPPLLINSVPYNGRPACVQCQHCVGFDCPSNAKNGTHNTLLPRALATGLCTLKTRAVAERIETDGRGNVTGVSYILEENGRLERHTVTAKRVVVSAGAIESARLLLLSASPHHPNGLGNRYDLVGRNLQGHYYPGAFGLMEEPVYDGIGPGVCIATCQFNHHNPGIVGGGMLANEFIKLPIIFWKNALPPDLPRRGLENKRWMRENYRRTLHVMGPVHEIPNPNCRVTLDPDVRDRYGLPVGRFEGVAHPETVRTAHYMWGRAKEWLLASGAIKVWGDPPGYHLSAGQHQAGTCRMGHDPKTSVTDPWGRVHDFDNLFVIDASLHVTNGGFNPVLTIMALAYRCGEHLVRSF, encoded by the coding sequence ATGCCAGATTATGACGCGGTAGTAATTGGAGCGGGTGCAGCCGGTGCGATCGTGGCCTGTCTGCTGGCTGAGGCCGGCAAGCAAGTGCTTTTGCTTGAACGAGGTCCCAACCTCGATACAGGCCAGATCGGACGTGACCATCTGCGCAATCAACGACTTTCGCAGTATGGCCATAACGCCGGGCCTGATAGCGATGGTCATCCGAGAGTAGCGACAGGGCTGTTTGGAGAACGCTACCTGGTGCGTCCTCATGAGGGGGGCTATCAGAACAATGCGGCCTGTGTGGGCGGAGGAACGCGCGTTTACGGTGCCCAAGCCTGGCGCTTTATGGAAGAGGATTTTCGTATGGCCAGTCTCTACGGTGTGCCTGAGGGCAGCTCGCTGGCCGACTGGCCTCTCTCCTACAACGACCTTGAGCCTTACTACGAACGCGCTGAATGGGAGCTGGGCGTCTGTAGCGATTCCGAGGCTCATGCTCCTCCGGTGCCTCGCAGGAAAAGCTACCCGATGCCACCGATGCCCCTTACCCGCTCCGGCCAGGTTTTGGCGCGTGGGGCGCAGGCCTTAGGATGGAAAACCTGCACCCCGCCGTTGCTCATCAACAGCGTGCCCTACAACGGAAGGCCTGCCTGCGTGCAGTGCCAGCACTGCGTTGGGTTCGATTGCCCCTCCAATGCAAAAAACGGCACACATAATACCCTGCTGCCCCGTGCTCTGGCCACCGGCCTTTGCACCCTAAAAACCCGTGCTGTGGCTGAGCGCATCGAGACGGATGGACGCGGCAACGTGACAGGCGTCTCTTACATTCTAGAAGAGAACGGCCGGCTGGAACGCCACACGGTCACCGCCAAACGCGTTGTGGTATCGGCTGGGGCCATCGAGTCGGCTCGTCTGCTTCTGCTCTCCGCCTCCCCTCATCACCCAAACGGCCTTGGCAACCGATATGACCTTGTGGGGCGTAATCTTCAAGGACACTACTATCCGGGGGCTTTTGGGCTTATGGAGGAGCCGGTTTACGACGGTATCGGCCCAGGTGTCTGCATTGCCACTTGCCAATTCAACCACCATAACCCCGGCATCGTTGGAGGTGGCATGTTGGCCAACGAGTTCATCAAGCTCCCTATCATCTTTTGGAAAAACGCCCTGCCACCCGACCTCCCTCGCCGCGGGTTGGAAAACAAGCGTTGGATGCGAGAGAACTATCGGCGTACTCTCCATGTGATGGGCCCTGTACACGAGATTCCAAACCCGAACTGCCGTGTGACACTCGACCCCGATGTACGCGATCGTTATGGCCTGCCGGTGGGGCGCTTCGAGGGGGTAGCCCATCCCGAAACGGTGCGCACCGCGCACTACATGTGGGGACGCGCCAAAGAGTGGCTACTGGCCAGCGGGGCCATAAAGGTGTGGGGTGACCCGCCAGGTTATCACCTAAGCGCTGGACAACACCAAGCTGGTACCTGTCGCATGGGGCACGATCCGAAAACCTCGGTTACCGACCCATGGGGACGCGTACATGATTTCGATAATCTCTTCGTCATAGATGCCTCCTTGCATGTCACCAATGGCGGCTTCAACCCTGTGCTTACCATTATGGCCCTCGCGTATCGCTGCGGGGAGCACCTTGTGCGGAGCTTTTAA
- a CDS encoding gluconate 2-dehydrogenase subunit 3 family protein, translating into MTSDVTPLFNALQWHTLCALADTIIPADDYPSAIEAGVDHYLKRIFSTDLRGQLATYRLCLDLLNEETDMLYGASFPNLSVEQREELLARLEGGQHALTWPLHPRYFLHRLYHLVAEGYYSDPGNGGNRGAISWKMIGFEVTA; encoded by the coding sequence ATGACAAGCGATGTGACACCTCTCTTTAATGCGCTTCAATGGCACACCCTCTGCGCACTGGCCGACACGATCATTCCAGCCGACGATTATCCGAGCGCTATCGAGGCTGGTGTCGATCACTACCTAAAAAGAATCTTCTCTACCGATCTCAGAGGGCAGCTTGCTACCTATCGGCTCTGCCTCGATCTGCTGAATGAGGAGACCGACATGCTTTATGGAGCCTCCTTCCCCAATCTCTCCGTAGAACAACGCGAAGAGTTGCTCGCGCGCCTTGAAGGGGGTCAGCACGCGCTCACCTGGCCCCTTCACCCTAGATATTTCCTCCATCGCCTCTATCACCTCGTAGCTGAGGGCTACTACAGCGACCCGGGCAATGGAGGCAATCGTGGCGCCATCTCGTGGAAAATGATCGGCTTCGAAGTAACAGCCTAA
- a CDS encoding selenium-binding family protein: MRLQPDPTFYPSPRMAMQAPKERVAFVAGLSVHPNEHPDALFVVDVDPNSASYGQIVGQVTMPNKGDELHHFGWNACSAALCPYAPHPHVERRYLVVPGLRSSRIYILDTKPDPRNPQIVKIIEPNEVFLRAGYSRPHTVHCGPDGLYVSALGNPDGEGPGGVFVLDHETFEVLGRWEVDRGPQYLAYDFWWHLGYDVMITSEWGTPKMIEDGLNPELLLNAQYGHSLHFWDLRRRRHQQAVDLGKEHQMVLELRPAHDPTKPYGFAGVVVSLKDLSASIWLWQLTKEGWTIQKVIEIPAEPVEDVALLPPLLQGFKAVPPLLTDIVLSLDDRFLYASCWGTGELRQYDVSDPLHPKLTGSVHLGGIVRRAAHPKNPNKPLNGGPQMVEGSRDGQRVYFTNSLYRTWDDQFYPDGVRSWMAKVDVLPEGGMKLDPNFFLEFDESLRAHQIRLEGGDASSDSYCFP, encoded by the coding sequence ATGCGTTTACAGCCCGATCCTACGTTCTATCCTTCACCGCGCATGGCCATGCAAGCTCCCAAAGAGCGTGTGGCTTTCGTTGCTGGATTGAGTGTGCATCCGAACGAACACCCTGATGCCCTCTTCGTGGTAGATGTAGATCCTAACTCCGCATCTTACGGCCAGATCGTAGGGCAAGTGACCATGCCCAACAAGGGCGATGAGCTGCACCATTTCGGTTGGAATGCCTGTAGTGCTGCCCTTTGCCCCTACGCCCCTCATCCCCATGTGGAGCGTCGCTATCTAGTGGTACCCGGACTGCGCTCTTCACGCATCTACATTCTCGACACGAAGCCTGACCCCCGCAACCCCCAAATTGTCAAGATCATCGAGCCAAACGAGGTGTTTCTGCGGGCAGGTTACTCGCGGCCCCATACCGTCCACTGCGGGCCGGACGGCCTCTACGTAAGCGCGTTAGGCAACCCAGATGGCGAGGGACCCGGCGGTGTCTTTGTGTTAGATCATGAGACATTCGAAGTGCTGGGTCGCTGGGAAGTGGATAGAGGCCCTCAGTACTTGGCTTATGACTTCTGGTGGCATCTCGGCTACGACGTCATGATCACCAGCGAGTGGGGCACGCCCAAAATGATCGAGGATGGTCTAAACCCGGAACTGCTCCTCAACGCGCAATACGGCCACTCACTGCATTTTTGGGATTTGCGACGACGTCGCCATCAACAGGCTGTTGATCTTGGCAAGGAACATCAAATGGTGCTGGAACTACGCCCCGCTCATGACCCCACCAAGCCCTACGGTTTTGCTGGTGTGGTGGTCTCGTTAAAAGACCTCTCGGCCTCCATCTGGCTTTGGCAACTTACAAAAGAGGGCTGGACAATCCAGAAGGTCATTGAGATACCTGCCGAGCCGGTAGAAGATGTTGCTCTGCTGCCGCCACTTCTCCAAGGGTTCAAGGCGGTACCGCCCCTTCTTACCGACATCGTTCTCTCTTTAGACGACCGCTTCCTTTATGCCTCCTGCTGGGGAACTGGCGAGTTACGCCAATATGATGTTTCAGATCCTCTGCATCCAAAGCTCACCGGCTCTGTTCATTTAGGCGGGATCGTGCGCAGAGCGGCACACCCCAAAAACCCCAACAAGCCCCTAAACGGCGGCCCGCAAATGGTGGAGGGAAGCCGCGACGGACAAAGGGTCTACTTTACGAACTCGCTCTATCGCACTTGGGACGACCAGTTTTATCCCGATGGTGTTCGCAGCTGGATGGCTAAGGTAGATGTGTTGCCTGAAGGCGGTATGAAACTCGATCCTAACTTTTTCCTCGAGTTCGATGAGTCGCTTCGTGCCCATCAAATTCGCCTTGAAGGTGGAGACGCCTCCTCCGATTCCTACTGCTTCCCGTAA